From the genome of Eucalyptus grandis isolate ANBG69807.140 chromosome 2, ASM1654582v1, whole genome shotgun sequence, one region includes:
- the LOC104433320 gene encoding phosphate transporter PHO1 homolog 1, whose product MVKFSKQFEAELVPEWKEAFVDYWQLKKDLKRIHLLNSDTPKTDKHHHDGSSQGNFLSSLRKFSVLGHRHRENGVIHVHRKLASSASMNDVYETELHEQLADSEAAKEFFACLDCQLNKVNKFYRTKEEEFLGRGEALKKQMDVLVELKATLKQQQSDGASSQDFKEDVSISSHNSCEEDSVKDRAEQEQQQQQQQQQQEANTDGSEASEMPFSEFPKAEDIGNSKRIKREDSKLQSLSTRSFNCQGKNLKINIPLTTPTRSFSAITYLVREDLINQSSKKCNSDGGKLNINKTKLRRAEKMIRGAFVELYKGLGYLETYRNLNMLAFVKILKKFDKVTGKQVLPIYLRVVESSYFNSSNKVMNLCDEVEELFIKHFAEEDRTKAMKYLKPRQRKDSHGKTFFIGIFTGCFIALLAGYIIMAHMTGMYRQQHDPVYMETVYPVLSMFSLLFLHFFLYGCNIFAWKKVRINYSFIFELAPTKELKYRDVFLICASSMAVVLGVVFAHLSLQQKGYSSAQVQAIPGLLLLAFLLALLCPFNILYHSSRYRFLSVMRNIILSPLYKVVMLDFFMADQLCSQVPLLRNLEYVACYYISGSFRTQNYHYCMSSKNYRDLAYAVSFLPYYWRAMQCARRWFDEGQMSHLVNLGKYVSAMFAAGAKVAYEKEKSTGWLCLFVIISSSATVYQLYWDFVKDWGLLQMNSKNPWLRNELMLRRKTLYYVSMGLNLILRLAWLQTVLHYNFQHVDSQVTGLFLAALEVTRRGLWNFYRLENEHLNNAGKFRAVKIVPLPFHEVDEED is encoded by the exons aTGGTGAAGTTCTCTAAGCAGTTTGAGGCTGAGCTTGTGCCTGAGTGGAAAGAGGCCTTTGTCGATTATTGGCAACTCAAGAAGGACCTCAAGAGAATCCATCTCCTTAACTCAGACACCCCTAAAACTGATAAGCACCACCACGACGGCTCTTCTCAGGGCAACTTCTTGTCCTCTCTCAGGAAGTTCTCTGTGCTGGGCCACAGGCACAGAGAAAATGGAGTCATTCAT GTGCACAGAAAGCTCGCGTCTTCGGCTAGCATGAATGACGTCTACGAGACTGAGCTGCACGAGCAGTTGGCTGATTCGGAGGCTGCCAAGGAGTTCTTCGCATGCCTGGATTGCCAGCTCAATAAAGTGAACAAGTTCTACAGGACAAAGGAGGAGGAGTTCTTAGGCAGAGGAGAGGCACTGAAGAAGCAAATGGATGTACTGGTCGAGCTCAAGGCCACACTCAAGCAGCAGCAAAGCGATGGGGCTTCGAGCCAGGATTTCAAGGAGGATGTTTCCATTTCATCTCACAACTCCTGTG AGGAGGACTCAGTTAAGGACAGAGCAGAAcaagagcagcagcagcagcagcagcagcagcagcaggaagCTAACACAGATGGCTCAGAGGCAAGCGAAATGCCATTCTCAGAGTTTCCAAAAGCAGAGGACATTGGGAATTCGAAGAGAATCAAAAGAGAGGACAGCAAACTGCAATCACTCTCAACTCGCTCTTTCAACTGCCAAGGAAAGAACTTGAAGATCAATATCCCTCTAACTACACCGACTCGTTCGTTTTCTGCCATCACTTACCTAGTTCGGGAAGACTTGATCAATCAGTCCTCTAAAAAGTGCAATTCAGATGGCGGCAAACTGAATATCAACAAAACAAAGTTACGCAGAGCAGAAAAGATGATTAGAGGAGCATTTGTGGAGCTTTACAAGGGTCTGGGCTACCTCGAAACTTACAG GAACTTGAACATGCTGGCTTTTGTAAAGATCTTGAAGAAGTTTGACAAA GTGACCGGAAAGCaagttcttccaatttacctGAGAGTGGTGGAGAGCTCCTACTTTAACAGCTCAAACAAG GTGATGAATTTGTGCGATGAAGTTGAGGAGCTATTTATCAAGCACTTTGCTGAGGAGGACCGTACAAAGGCCATGAAGTACCTGAAGCCTCGTCAGCGCAAAGACTCCCATGGCAAGACCTTTTTCATAG GGATATTTACCGGCTGTTTCATTGCGCTTTTGGCTGGATACATAATCATGGCTCACATGACTGGGATGTACAGACAGCAACATGACCCGGTCTACATGGAAACTGTCTATCCAGTTTTAAG CATGTTCAGCCTTTTGTTTCTGCACTTCTTCCTATACGGTTGCAATATTTTTGCATGGAAAAAAGTGAGGATAAATTACAGCTTCATCTTCGAGCTGGCCCCTACCAAGGAGCTTAAGTACAGAGACGTTTTCTTGATTTGTGCGTCATCGATGGCTGTCGTTCTAGGCGTTGTGTTTGCTCATCTGTCACTACAACAGAAAGGGTATTCCTCTGCTCAAGTTCAGGCGATCCCAGGACTGCTTTTACTG GCATTCCTACTTGCCCTCTTGTGCCCATTTAACATTCTCTACCATTCTAGCCGTTACCGTTTCCTTAGTGTGATGAGAAACATAATTCTGTCCCCTCTTTACAAG GTTGTCATGCTGGACTTTTTCATGGCTGACCAACTGTGTAGTCAG GTTCCTTTGCTCAGAAACCTAGAATACGTAGCATGTTACTACATAAGCGGCAGCTTCAGGACTCAAAACTACCACTATTGCATGAGTTCTAAGAACTACCGGGACCTGGCATACGCGGTGTCCTTCCTCCCCTACTATTGGAGAGCAATGCAG TGTGCTCGCCGATGGTTTGATGAAGGTCAGATGAGCCATCTTGTGAATCTAGGGAAATATGTGTCGGCAATGTTTGCAGCTGGGGCTAAAGTTGCATacgagaaagaaaaaagcactGGGTGGCTGTGTCTTTTTGTGATCATTTCGAGTTCCGCAACTGTGTACCAACTATACTGGGACTTTGTAAAGGATTGGGGTTTGCTCCAAATGAATTCCAAGAACCCGTGGTTGAGGAACGAGTTAATGCTACGCCGAAAAACCTTATACTACGTCTCCATG GGTCTGAACCTCATTCTCAGGCTTGCTTGGTTGCAAACGGTTCTTCACTACAATTTTCAGCATGTTGATTCCCAGGTGACGGGGCTATTTTTGGCAGCCCTTGAAGTTACCAGGAGAGGACTTTGGAATTTCTACAG ATTGGAGAATGAGCATTTGAACAACGCAGGAAAATTCAGAGCAGTGAAGATAGTGCCACTTCCCTTTCATGAAGTGGATGAGGAAGATTGA